The DNA region CCCACGCCGATCCCTGAGCGCGTCATCGCAGCCATGGCCCGGCAGATCCTCGACCACCGCGGTCCCGAGTTCCAGAAGCTCGGCAAGCGTGTGCTGTCCGGCGTCCGCACACTCTTCAAGACCGAAGGCCCCGTCCTCATCTACCCGTCGTCCGGCACCGGCGCCTGGGAAGCCGCGCTGACCAACACGCTGTCGCCCGGCGATCGCGTGCTGATGGTCGAGACCGGCCAGTTCGCTGTGCTCTGGAAGCAGATGGTGGACCGCCTCGGCCTGCGCGCCGAGGTCATCCAGACTGACTGGCGCATCGGCGCCGACGCCGCCGAGATCGAAGCCCACCTGCGCAAGGACAAGGCGAAAGCCATCAAGGCCGTCTGCGTGGTCCACAACGAGACCTCGACCGGCTGCCTGACGCGCCTCGACGAGGTGCGCCGCGCCATCGATGCCGCCGATCATCCGGCGCTGTTCATGACGGACTCCATCTCGGGTCTCGCCGCGGCCGATCTGCGCCACGACGAATGGGGCCTCGACGTGACGATTTCGGGCTCGCAGAAGGGCCTGATGATGCCGCCCGGCCTGTCGTTCACCGCCATCTCCGAGAAGGCGATCGCCGCCTCGAAGCAGGCGACGCTGAAGCGGTCCTACTTCTCGTGGGACGACATGCTGGCGTTCAACGCCGACGGCTGGTGGCCTTACACGCCGGCAACGGGGCTGCTTTATGGCCTCGACGAGTCGATCAACCTGATCCACGAGGAAGGCTTCGACAACGTACTCGAGCGCCACCTCCGCCTCGGTGCGGCGGTGCGTGCCGCGGTGCGCGCGTGGGGCCTCGAGGTCAACTGCCGCGACGCGAAGTACGACAGCCCGGCGGTCACCACCGTGCTCATGCCCGACGGCCACAACGCCGAGAGCTTCCGCAAGCTCGTGCTC from Hyphomicrobium sp. CS1GBMeth3 includes:
- a CDS encoding aminotransferase class V-fold PLP-dependent enzyme: MSNETRRPGRHFLQIPGPTPIPERVIAAMARQILDHRGPEFQKLGKRVLSGVRTLFKTEGPVLIYPSSGTGAWEAALTNTLSPGDRVLMVETGQFAVLWKQMVDRLGLRAEVIQTDWRIGADAAEIEAHLRKDKAKAIKAVCVVHNETSTGCLTRLDEVRRAIDAADHPALFMTDSISGLAAADLRHDEWGLDVTISGSQKGLMMPPGLSFTAISEKAIAASKQATLKRSYFSWDDMLAFNADGWWPYTPATGLLYGLDESINLIHEEGFDNVLERHLRLGAAVRAAVRAWGLEVNCRDAKYDSPAVTTVLMPDGHNAESFRKLVLDTFNMSLGTGLNKLAGKAFRIAHLGDTNELTVLGALTGIEMGLELAGVPHKKGGVQAAMAYLTDSVRPATAKAA